A portion of the Apus apus isolate bApuApu2 chromosome 3, bApuApu2.pri.cur, whole genome shotgun sequence genome contains these proteins:
- the LYRM2 gene encoding LYR motif-containing protein 2 — protein sequence MAASRVPPGALSLRQFLRRQQVLQLYRKILRAIRQVPAEADRRYLKDWAREEFRRNKGATEEDAVRMMITQGNMQLQELERTLKLAKS from the exons aTGGCCGCCAGCCGCGTCCCGCCGGGCGCCCTCAGCCTGCGGCAG ttCCTCAGGCGGCAGCAGGTTCTGCAGTTATACAGGAAGATTCTGCGGGCGATTCGCCAGGTCCCGGCTGAAGCAGATCGGCGGTATTTGAAGGACTGGGCCAGGGAGGAATTCAGGAGAAACAAGGGTGCGACGGAGGAG GATGCAGTCAGGATGATGATTACTCAAGGCAACATGCAACTTCAGGAACTTGAAAGAACACTTAAGCTGGCAAAATCCTGA